From the Daphnia magna isolate NIES linkage group LG3, ASM2063170v1.1, whole genome shotgun sequence genome, one window contains:
- the LOC116919108 gene encoding nucleoporin NDC1 translates to MRSWFHEQLLARGIASAVWTIVLQVPLVLGLKLLFSGYQGLWNSFSLFLHYGSLFSLFMIPLCICGFTFTHLRCYKTEPLVYSTRWAILKQLSSPSFLLLLAWYCNICGILMNAYFGMTVPFLGSLSTQCSDRKAWCLNEQHLFGIFFGCCLGVCEAWDYFFSDRRLVKVPHVQLTIKVAVRSSIGLLIKKSLGVALKRYCVYICLYLLFGGYVRTYILAVTRLALDEPLDTIVTLINISLALRCILIGSACVFTIRLCDLFFQLYEIKPISFPIVRVADETSSLLHEAISSDTALLRLWASRDWNILAEQSAERRSVIFSVSQPGNHPHNWNNVLSAILPQCLHFIALLKGETNASKAESKTIAAPQSPPSYDSFTSPVRMRSMALASPSSKEMDSTSLPKSSLQDKIQSIMQEAVENLKRKPIISFFWGELPDAKRRQTFAKAEPIILLIEGLSHFVAASFVEDKYGVVQKDLPEILCMLLDLQAAVEQRGPSSGAITKRTEAFTSSPTDVQLKHRLKRAIKSSIYRIVVRFQLHILNVPLPPTQKRMLEQYLEFLVG, encoded by the exons ATGAGATCCTGGTTTCATGAGCAG CTTTTAGCTAGAGGAATAGCATCAGCAGTATGGACCATAGTTTTGCAGGTGCCACTGGTCCTTGGTCTAAAGTTATTGTTCAGCGGATACCAAGGACTTtggaattctttttcattgttcCTCCACTATGGATCCCTCTTTAGCCTCTTTATGATTCCACTCTGCATCTGTGGATTTACTTTCACCCACCTCAGATGTTACAAAA CTGAACCCTTGGTTTATTCCACACGATGGGCAATTCTGAAGCAATTGTCAagcccctcttttcttctaCTTCTTGCATGGTACTGCAACATATGTGGAATTTTGATGAATGCTTACTTTGGTATGACTGTGCCTTTTCTGGGCTCACTGAGTACTCAGTGTTCTGATAG GAAGGCATGGTGTCTTAACGAGCAACACTTGTTTGGCATTTTCTTTGGATGTTGTCTTGGTGTATGTGAAGCCTGGGACTATTTCTTTTCTGACAGAAGACTAGTAAAGGTGCCACATGTTCAGCTAACAATCAAGGTGGCTGTCCGATCCAGCATTGGTCTGCTCATCAAGAAATCCCTGGGTGTAGCTCTCAAAAGATACTGTGTGTACATTTGTCTTTACTTGCTATTTGGAGGCTATGTTCGCACCTATATTCTCGCTGTAACGAGACTTGCATTGGACGAACCTCTGGATACCATTGTCACATTGATAAACATCTCTTTGGCATTACGCTGCATCCTCATCGGGTCAGCTTGTGTTTTTACCATCAGACTGTgcgatttattttttcagttgtatGAAATCAAG CCAATTTCCTTTCCTATCGTTCGCGTGGCGGATGAGACGTCTTCTTTGCTCCATGAGGCTATATCTTCAGACACCGCTCTGCTTCGACTTTGGGCTTCTAGAGATTGGAATATACTGGCAGAGCAAAGTGCAGAACGACGCTCTGTGATTTTCTCAGTCAGTCAACCAGGAAATCACCCCCACAATTGGAATAATGTACTCTCAGCTATCCTGCCTCAATGTCTACACTTCATTGCACTGCTTAAAGGAGAAACCAACGCGTCCAAGGCAGAGAGTAAAACAATCGCTGCTCCACAATCTCCACCTTCTTATGATTCGTTCACTAGCCCGGTACGAATGCGCAGCATGGCTCTGGCATCCCCATCCAGTAAGGAAATGGATTCAACTTCCCTACCCAAATCTAGTTTGCAAGACAAAATCCAGTCCATAATGCAAGAG GCAGTTGAAAATCTAAAAAGGAAGCCCATCATCAGCTTCTTTTGGGGAGAGCTGCCTGATGCtaaaagaagacaaacgtTTGCTAAAGCTGAACCAATCATTTTACTTATCGAAG GACTTTCACATTTTGTGGCGGCTTCATTTGTTGAAGATAAATATGGAGTAGTTCAAAAGGATCTGCCTGAAATTCTGTGTATGCTACTGGACCTGCAGGCA GCTGTTGAACAACGTGGACCATCTAGTGGTGCAATTACGAAGCGGACAGAAGCATTTACTAGTTCGCCCACAGATGTCCAACTGAAACATCGCTTAAAGCGGGCCATAAAATCATCCATCTATCGAATTGTTGTTCGATTTCAGCTACACATTTT GAATGTTCCGCTGCCCCCTACGCAGAAGAGGATGTTGGAACAATACCTGGAATTTCTCGTAGGCTAG
- the LOC116919107 gene encoding prolyl 4-hydroxylase subunit alpha-2 yields the protein MKPPVIAIWVLVSWCLGAASSSIITEQPAIDDIFSSVSKMEALVHQENAIVDMLDSFLIDAKQRITIIQNYVTAYRQVMNGDLSSSKLVANPVDAYHLVKRLTIDWDVVERVLEAESNSSRNALNHVQVLRETSVFPNSEDLHGAAIALVRLQDTYQLNVTELADGHYNGVDHSRGQVFQSRRDLSGRDCLFMAQHAFADGYYDTALQWAEAALGQFARKGDSYGSELEAFRNEVKHFVEFASRVHDDVLERQGPRGVNWQTNSHPVDRQFLTGNSEKYNSLAEQQFTPKLYQHQTEDEENEHYERLCRGEKLRSASIEASLRCRLVTRGHPALLLQPLKVEEQSLDPMIVVLHDLLTERQTEILRELGEPKLATSLHRGGEGKFVRSMIRTSKNAWLQEHENASLPVIRRRMEIATGLIYGPETASEYFQIANYGIGGLYKTHTDNVIHPDVRPEDQDPWNLYVGDRIATLMVYLTNVEAGGATVFPRAGVTCWPRKGSAAFWWNLYKNGEPDLTTRHGACPVLHGSKWVSNKWIRQYDQMLVAKCGLHPLEKFNSLLV from the exons atgAAGCCACCTGTGATTGCCATTTGGGTGCTCGTGTCCTGGTGTTTGGGGGCCGCATCTTCATCCATCATAACAGAACAACCTGCAATCGATGACATTTTCTCTTCCGTTTCCAAAATGGAAGCTCTAGTCCACCAAGAAAATGCTATTGTTGATATGCTCGATTCCTTTTTGATCGACGCCAAACAGCGAATCACCATCATTCAAAA TTACGTCACCGCATATCGCCAAGTGATGAACGGAGATCTCAGTTCATCGAAGCTGGTTGCTAATCCTGTGGACGCCTACCATTTG GTGAAACGTCTCACCATTGACTGGGATGTCGTGGAACGAGTCCTCGAAGCAGAATCAAACTCAAGCCGAA ATGCCTTAAACCATGTACAGGTATTACGCGAAACGTCCGTTTTTCCCAATTCCGAGGATCTACATGGCGCAGCGATCGCTCTCGTTCGCCTACAAGATACTTACCAACTAAACGTGACCGAACTAGCCGATGGTCACTACAACGGAGTCGATCACTCCCGAGGACaag TTTTTCAAAGTCGGAGAGATCTGAGTGGTCGGGATTGTCTTTTCATGGCGCAACACGCTTTTGCCGATGGATATTACGACACTGCTTTACAATGGGCCGAAGCCGCCTTAGGCCAATTCGCTCGGAAGGGAGATAGTTACGGTTCAGAGCTGGAAGCATTCCGCAATGAGGTCAAACACTTCGTGGAGTTTGCTAGTCGTGTG CACGATGACGTCCTGGAAAGGCAAGGGCCTCGCGGCGTGAATTGGCAAACCAACAGCCATCCGGTGGACAGACAGTTCCTTACAGGCAACAGTGAAAAATACAATAGCCTGGCCGAGCAGCAGTTCACGCCCAAACTTTATCAGCACCA aacagaggatgaagaaaatgaacacTACGAACGACTCTGCCGAGGAGAAAAGCTTAGA TCGGCGAGCATTGAGGCCAGTTTACGATGCCGCCTAGTGACTAGAGGCCATCCAGCTCTATTACTTCAACCACTcaaagttgaagaacaatCTCTAGACCCGATGATTGTGGTTCTTCACGATCTGCTAACCGAACGTCAAACTGAAATTCTTCGAGAGCTCGGAGAACCAAAG CTTGCCACATCGCTACATCGAGGAGGAGAGGGCAAATTCGTTCGCAGCATGATTCGCACCAGTAAAAA TGCATGGCTTCAAGAACATGAAAACGCTTCTTTGCCTGTTATCCGACGCCGAATGGAAATAGCCACAGGCCTGATTTACGGCCCTGAAACTGCGTCGGAATATTTTCAG ATTGCCAATTACGGCATCGGTGGCTTGTACAAGACACACACCGACAACGTCATTCACCCGGATGTCAGGCCGGAAGATCAGGACCCTTGGAATTTGTACGTTGGAGACAGAATTGCCACCTTGATGGTTTAC CTGACGAATGTGGAAGCCGGCGGAGCGACCGTATTTCCTAGGGCTGGTGTCACTTGTTGGCCTCGAAAAGGTTCTGCTGCCTTCTGGTGGAATTTGTACAAAAACGGCGAACCTGACCTAACCACG CGTCATGGCGCTTGCCCTGTTTTACATGGCAGTAAATGGGTATCCAACAAATGGATTCGTCAA TACGATCAGATGTTGGTTGCTAAATGTGGCTTGCACCCTCTGGAAAAGTTTAATTCTCTATTAGTCTAA
- the LOC116919115 gene encoding renin receptor produces the protein MKATSAIVGIVCLFNSVLANGEFSILHSPNGINFKGDEQLNTSELPKIISTAMGHTTPSGDSWNGLTILNPFNYPDVTISIVVEGVQSLQLSEPRYPLEIASDLYQVKNDFTSILGQVVFDENDVYSGDIQEKLTLQKLDNKDVAVLEFLKDVGVLMDLKQKVLLKSPLKTVWIQLNGLDDIVRVYGRDSEQAVEALTVLKSALTELQDALESTYGDRFMLTTITNERLRLREKRSTSNAKENNEMYWKLNLSKRYGKDYASIFNILLWTSVFLIAALISTAVFICTLDPGRDSIIYRMTTQRIKKEN, from the exons ATGAAAGCAACTTCAGCAATTGTCGGCATAGTTTGTCTATTTAACTCAG TTTTGGCAAATGGAGAATTTAGCATCTTGCATAGTCCTAATGGAATCAACTTTAAGGGAGATGAGCAGCTGAACACAAGTGAATTGCCTAAGATTATTTCTACCGCAATGGGACATACAACCCCCTCT GGAGATTCATGGAATGGATTAACAATCCTAAATCCATTCAACTACCCAGATGTTACAATTTCCATTGTTGTCGAAGGTGTACAGAGCCTTCAGCTGAGTGAACCCAGATACCCACTAGAAATCGCCTCTGACCTTTATCAAGTGAAAAATGACTTCACTTCAATTTTAGGCCAAGTAGTATTTGATGAAAATGATGTGTATTCTGGTGACATCCAAGAAAAGTTAACTCTTCAGAAACTTGATAATAAAGATGTTGCAGTCTTAGAGTTTCTTAAAGATGTGGGTGTTTTGATGGATCTTAAACAAAAG GTTCTATTAAAGTCTCCCTTGAAAACGGTTTGGATTCAGCTGAACGGTCTGGATGATATAGTCCGTGTATATGGTCGGGATTCTGAACAAGCAGTTGAAGCACTAACTGTTTTAAAATCTGCCCTCACGGAGTTGCAAGATGCTTTGGAAAGCACTTACGGAGACAGA TTCATGCTTACTACCATCACAAATGAAAGACTTCGTCTTCGGGAAAAGAGGTCTACTTCTAACgccaaagaaaacaat GAGATGTATTGGAAATTGAATTTGTCAAAGCGCTATGGCAAAGATTATGCTTCCATCTTTAACATCCTTCTGTGGACGTCTGTGTTCCTGATTGCTGCTCTTATTTCTACCGCCG TGTTTATTTGCACGCTTGATCCCGGTCGTGATTCCATAATCTACCGAATGACAACGCAGCgcatcaaaaaagaaaattag
- the LOC116919117 gene encoding methylosome subunit pICln, producing the protein MVVLSSFPPPAEGIKLVQPNTGAFINTRDLGQGTLYIAESRVSWVSTLSGQGFSLEYPHISLHAVSKDPAAFPQECLYLMLDSRLDEPDEVLENDDSGDEESTSEMSEVRFIPEDRGTLDAMYHAMTVCQTLHPDPNDSVSDEGDFEDTEEGEYCLDAGESADNDHDNGETENMESDMGQFEDADPEH; encoded by the exons ATGGTTGTACTTTCCTCATTCCCCCCACCTGCTGAAGGCATAAAATTAGTCCAACCTAATACTGGAGCATTCATCAATACAAGAGACCTTGGTCAAGGCACATTATACATTGCAGAAAG CCGAGTGTCGTGGGTTAGTACTTTATCTGGTCAAGGATTTTCACTGGAATATCCCCATATATCACTGCATGCCGTTTCGAAAGATCCTGCTGCATTTCCACAAGAGTGCTTGTACTTGATGTTAGATTCCAGGCTAGATGAACCTG acgAAGTTTTAGAAAATGACGATTCTGGTGATGAAGAGTCAACAAGTGAAATGTCTGAAGTAAGATTCATCCCAGAAGACCGGGGGACTCTAGATGCCATGTACCATGCCATGACAGTCTGTCAAACACTTCACCCAGATCCTAATGATTCAGTTTCTGATG AAGGAGATTTTGAAGATACTGAGGAAGGAGAATATTGCCTTGATGCAGGAGAATCAGCTGACAATG ATCATGATAATGGGGAAACTGAAAACATGGAATCCGACATGGGTCAATTCGAAGATGCCGATCCTGAACATTAA
- the LOC116919114 gene encoding sulfotransferase 1E1, giving the protein MTLNFDIVGGETKARLLAAFPGYSEGFVRCQPGNLLMPLFFKKDWQTYFNFQLRNEDVFILSFPKSGTTWTQEMVWLIANNCDFQGAKKLLRERVPFLEDRTLGTEDSLKMFLEMSKKESESSVSSDIIIEPNYIDALPSPRYIKSHLPLSYLPPNLVDSCKVVYVARNPKDVAVSWYFHHLLDPIMNTNLTVEEFVEFFIRDEVLYAPYWTNLIDAWNMRNHPNFLFLFYEDLKMDLPAQLQRICRFLGKEELTVDQISALAIHLKFDNFKVNPSVNAQELQEAGYFKKDGNFIRKGQIGDWKNYFGERLNSQFDEWIEKCTQGTDLKFPQ; this is encoded by the exons ATGactttgaattttgatattgtGGGTGGCGAGACAAAAGCGAGACTTCTCGCAGCCTTTCCCGGCTATAGCGAAGGTTTTGTGAGGTGTCAGCCTGGAAACTTGTTAATGcctttgtttttcaaaaaagacTGGCAAacttatttcaattttcagcTGAGGAATGAAGATGTCTTCATCCTTTCTTTCCCAAAATCAG GTACAACTTGGACCCAGGAAATGGTTTGGCTTATAGCCAATAACTGTGACTTCCAAGGTGCTAAAAAGTTACTTCGTGAGCGTGTTCCATTTTTAGA AGATCGCACTTTAGGAACTGAGGATAGtctaaaaatgtttttagAAATGTCAAAAAAGGAATCAGAGTCGTCTGTGTCTTCTGATATCATAATTGAACCAAACTACATTGACGCCTTGCCATCCCCTCGTTATATCAAATCTCATTTACCGTTGTCATATCTGCCACCCAATTTAGTCGACAGCTGCAAAGTTGTTTATGTCGCACGGAATCCGAAAG ATGTTGCTGTGTCCTGGTATTTTCATCACCTGCTTGATCCCATTATGAACACCAACCTAACGGTGGAAGAATTTGTCGAGTTTTTTATCCGTGATGAAG TTTTGTACGCACCATATTGGACTAATTTGATTGATGCTTGGAACATGCGGAACCATCCAAATTTCCTGTTTCTTTTCTATGAAGATTTAAAAATG GACCTTCCCGCCCAACTTCAACGTATTTGCCGTTTTCTTGGCAAAGAAGAACTGACAGTTGATCAAATCAGTGCTTTAGCCATTCATTTGAAATTCGATAATTTTAAAGTTAATCCATCCGTAAACGCACAAGAACTGCAAGAGGCGGGTTATTTCAAGAAAGATGGCAATTTTATACGAAAAG GTCAAATTGGCGACTGGAAGAACTATTTTGGTGAGAGATTAAATAGTCAATTCGACGAATGGATTGAAAAATGTACGCAAGGAACGGATCTAAAATTTCCCCAGTAA
- the LOC116919111 gene encoding lysosomal alpha-glucosidase has protein sequence MKLGFYESEKWESNQSVYGEISDCLLKSNVKQKDLPVTEKPVKSGILPVWILWTLFLPLGIFLIILWISVSQDWDYCQWWQGRLKVAVTQSKTTDFLNKVTDKASSSCPYDVEDELKFDCFPQGYAEEHLCLKRGCCWSFTDKQSVPFCYYPANYALYSFVNVTHLNNSGVNGVVGYLEQIGYSGYPEDIPLLKLIATFETRSRLRVKIMDAENKRYEINVLNSLQTDDTFLPVNDYDYKFSINSDTTGFSISRKENREVIFTTVGVGGFIFANQFLQISSFLPSGNIYGLGEHQDSFRHSTNWQRFSLFNHDIVPDKGRNLYGSHPFYLVMENGGMSHGVFLKNSDPMEVILQPTPAITFRALGGILDFYFFLGPTPSEVIQQYTEVIGRPAMPPYWGLGFHLCRYNYGSLNRTREIWERTRAAGIPFDVQWNDLDYMDTAKDFTYDRNKFSGLPDFVHEVHAVGMHYVPLIDPGISNAELVSEYPPYDQGIEMDVFVKNSAEPGAPPFVGKVWNTVSTVWPDFTHPNATEYWTNQLKAFHDEVSFDGAWIDMNEPSNFYSGTIDGCPATQWDNPPYTPTVVGNKLCFLTLCMSAGQFGGLHYDVHNLYGLTETMVTNFALKQITGKRPFIISRSTFPGQGHFGGHWSGDVVSDWPNLRRSITSILNYNMFGIPLVGADICGFNGNTTVALCQRWMELGAFYPFSRNHNTDDGIDQDPVALGPAVVEASRKALMIRYMLLPYLYTLFWHAHAHGDTVARPLFFEFPLDHQTYAIDTQFLWGGGLMIVPVLTESTEVVEAYLPRSLWYDFYNLELISFGGKWTVLPAPLDTIPILLRGGYILPTQAPDVTTALTRVKPFDLLVTLNETKQAIGDLYCDDGEMIDAYVLSRFNLIQFVASSSTIKSAVINWKNDETSSSVRDVTILGLSSPVSVVTVNGFPHPSFMFNRISRVLFIKDLQLPLKNPFVISYQ, from the exons ATGAAGCTTGGGTTCTATGAGAGTGAAAAATGGGAAAGCAATCAAAGTGTTTATGGTGAAATCTCTGATTgtcttttgaaatcaaatgtaaaacaaaaagacctGCCTGTTACCGAAAAACctgtaaaat CTGGAATTCTCCCTGTTTGGATTTTGTGGACACTGTTTCTTCCCTTGGGAATTTTTCTCATCATTTTATGGATAAGTGTATCACAGG ATTGGGATTATTGCCAGTGGTGGCAAGGAAGGCTGAAAGTGGCAGTTACTCAATCAAAAACAacagattttttaaacaaagt GACTGACAAAGCAAGCTCTAGCTGTCCTTATGATGTTGAGGATGAACTGAAATTTGACTGTTTCCCCCAAGGATATGCTGAAGAACACCTATGCTTGAAAAGAGGTTGTTGCTGGTCTTTCACAGACAAGCAATCAGTGCCCTTCTGTTACTATCCGGCTAACTACGCACTGTATTCCTTTGTAAACGTCACACATTTGAACAACAGTGGCGTCAATGGAGTG GTTGGATACCTTGAGCAAATTGGTTATTCCGGTTACCCTGAAgatatacctttattaaagCTGATAGCGACTTTTGAGACACGAAGCCGTTTGCGAGTTAAGATAATGGATGCAGAAAATAAGCGATATGAAATCAACGTACTAAACAGCCTACAAACTGATGACACATTCCTGCCTGTAAATGACTACGATTACAAATTCTCCATCAACTCGGATACAACAGGATTCAGTATTTCTAGAAAGGAAAATCGAGAG GTAATCTTTACAACAGTCGGCGTCGGAGGTTTTATTTTCGCCAACCAGTTTTTGCAAATATCCAGCTTTTTACCGTCTGGTAACATCTATGGATTGGGAGAACATCAAGATTCGTTCCGCCATAGCACTAACTGGCAGCGCTTTTCCCTATTCAATCACGACATAGTTCCCGATAAGGGAAGAAATCTCTACGGTTCTCATCCTTTTTATCTTGTCATGGAAAATGGCGGGATGAGTCACGGTGTATTTCTGAAGAACAGTGACCCCATGGAAGTGATATTACAACCAACACCGGCCATTACCTTCCGCGCACTTGGGGGTATACTtgatttctatttctttcttgGACCAACACCCAGTGAG gttATTCAACAGTACACTGAAGTAATAGGTCGTCCAGCAATGCCACCTTATTGGGGATTGGGTTTTCACCTCTGCCGATACAACTATGGCTCGCTGAATAGAACACGAGAAATTTGGGAACGTACTCGAGCAGCTGGCATTCCTTTCGATGTACAATGGAACGATCTGGATTACATGGACACAGCGAAAGATTTTACGTATGATCGGAATAAGTTCTCTGGATTGCCAGATTTTGTTCACGAAGTGCATGCAGTTGGAATGCATTATGTTCCGCTAATAGATCCCGGTATTAGCAACGCAGAACTTGTGTCAGAATATCCACCTTATGATCAAGGTATTGAAATGGATGTTTTCGTCAAGAACTCAGCGGAGCCAGGTGCGCCACCGTTTGTAGGAAAAGTATGGAACACTGTTTCCACCGTTTGGCCCGATTTCACTCATCCAAACGCAACTGAATACTGGACCAATCAGTTAAAAGCATTTCACGACGAG GTTTCCTTTGATGGTGCATGGATTGATATGAATGAGCCCTCAAATTTTTATTCTGGCACTATTGATGGTTGCCCAGCTACCCAATGGGATAATCCACCCTATACTCCGACTGTCGTTGGAAATAAACTATGCTTTCTTACTTTGTGCATGTCAGCTGGACA ATTCGGTGGACTTCACTACGACGTCCACAATTTATATGGCCTCACAGAAACAATGGTCACGAACTTTGCTTTGAAACAAATAACAGGAAAGCGCCCTTTCATCATATCAAGATCGACTTTTCCTGGCCAAGGTCATTTTGGAGGACACTGGAGTGGTGATGTTGTATCTGACTGGCCTAATTTGCGACGGAGCATCACTAGCATTTTGAACTATAACAT GTTTGGTATTCCGTTGGTGGGGGCGGACATCTGTGGATTTAACGGTAATACTACGGTAGCGCTTTGCCAACGCTGGATGGAATTGGGCGCTTTTTATCCTTTCTCCCGGAATCACAACACCGACGACGGTATTGACCAAGATCCCGTTGCCTTAGGTCCAGCCGTCGTAGAAGCATCAAGGAAGGCTCTGATGATCCGATACATGTTATTACCTTACTTATACACACTCTTCTGGCATGCCCATGCTCATGGTGATACTGTAGCCCGCCCACTGTTTTTCGAATTCCCGCTCGACCACCAAACATACGCCATTGATACGCAGTTTCTCTGGGGTGGAGGCCTCATGATCGTTCCTGTGTTAACCGAGTCTACTGAGGTTGTCGAAGCTTATCTACCTCGTAGTCTTTGGTATGATTTCTATAATTTAGAGTTAATTTCCTTCGGTGGGAAGTGGACTGTCCTCCCCGCTCCCCTCGATACTATACCGATATTACTTAGAGGTGGGTACATCCTACCCACTCAGGCGCCAGATGTAACCACGGCGCTGACCCGTGTTAAGCCTTTCGATTTACTGGTGACACTAAACGAAACGAAACAAGCTATTGGGGATCTTTATTGCGACGATGGTGAAATGATTGACGCGTATGTTTTGTCTCGTTTTAATCTCATACAGTTCGTGGCTTCTTCTAGCACGATTAAATCAGCTGTAATCAATTGGAAAAATGACGAAACCTCTTCCTCCGTGCGGGATGTTACTATTCTTGGTTTAAGTAGTCCCGTTAGTGTTGTAACTGTGAATGGATTTCCACATCCTAGTTTTATGTTTAACAGAATCAGTCGAGTTTTGTTCATCAAAGATCTTCAACTGCCCCTTAAGAATCCGTTTGTGATTAGTTATCAATAG
- the LOC116919116 gene encoding uncharacterized serine-rich protein C215.13 — MPKHRVVHPLRRTLSHPSLASSISDSGWNNSGGGLSENESGGEQAADNRSSGSRCSATQRRETVASVLSETISNAISNRTHKRNQSNPSTIESTCKLPAFGVIPAVILSTEKSARNKSPQPRAESRPVASATTTSTSSSSGAVAAVGKSSSTSRAAANVNGQLPGSRDKSPSRSNQSAGNNGEPEEPHISYIELPIDVARARSPDMNSLSDRKEFHFHVPLPTQVES; from the exons ATGCCGAAACATCGAGTGGTTCATCCTCTCCGCCGAACTTTGTCTCACCCAAGTTTGGCCAGCAGTATCAGTGACAGCGGATGGAATAACAGTGGGGGAGGGCTGAGCGAAAATGAAAGTGGGGGCGAACAAGCTGCGGACAATCGAAGCTCTGGCAGCCGTTGCTCCGCAACCCAACGTCGGGAGACCGTTGCATCCGTTCTGTCCGAAACTATCAGTAACGCCATATCCAACCGCACCCACAAGAGAAACCAATCGAATCCATCGACAATAGAATCGACTTGCAAATTGCCCGCCTTCGGTGTGATTCCAGCCGTTATCCTGTCGACTGAAAAGAGCGCTAGGAATAAGTCACCGCAGCCTCG GGCCGAAAGCCGTCCTGTTGCCTCAGCAACGACTACGTCGACGTCGTCTTCGTCGGGAGCCGTGGCTGCTGTTGGGAAGAGTTCATCAACGAGTCGCGCTGCTGCCAACGTGAACGGCCAGTTGCCTGGCAGTCGTGACAAGTCGCCATCGCGATCCAACCAATCTGCCGGCAACAATGGAGAGCCGGAAGAACCACACATCTCCTACATCGAATTACCCATTGATGTGGCTCGAGCCCGTTCGCCCGATATGAATTCTCTCTCTGATCGCAAAGAGTTTCATTTCCACGTTCCACTTCCGACTCAGGTAGAGAGTTAA